Genomic DNA from uncultured Acetobacterium sp.:
GCATATTCTTGACTTTAGATTTACCATATTTAGTAAAATTGAGGATCACCATTACTGTACAGAGGATGACGGCGAACAGGGCACCGTAGAAGATGTAGCCCATCCCACAGGCAAGTCCTACTGCCAGGGTAAAGAAGACATAGGAGATATCAATGGGATCCCCAGGGGCACTGCGGAAACGGATCAGGCTGAAAGCGCCAGCCAGACTGAAGGCTCGGGCTACGTTATTGCCGACTAATAAAATAATAATCGAAATAATCGCCGGCAGCATAATTAGAGTGACAATAAAGCTGGGTGAATAACCTTCTTTACCCCGGGTTCTGATGTAAATAAAGCTGATAAATAAACCCATAATCAGTGAAGCGAAGACGACACTCAGGGTCGTTTGGATGGTCAGGGTTTCGGTAACGGTTGAAGCTAATAGTGATTCAATCATGATGTTCTCCTTAATTATTGATACATGCGGTTAAGTTGGGATTGGGATAAATTGGCAGTGTGATGAGCTTGCCCATACTTTGTTTGCGATAGTCTTTATAGGCTTTGCCATATTTCGAAAAAC
This window encodes:
- a CDS encoding DUF4956 domain-containing protein translates to MIESLLASTVTETLTIQTTLSVVFASLIMGLFISFIYIRTRGKEGYSPSFIVTLIMLPAIISIIILLVGNNVARAFSLAGAFSLIRFRSAPGDPIDISYVFFTLAVGLACGMGYIFYGALFAVILCTVMVILNFTKYGKSKVKNMQLKITIPEDIDYQNCFDDILKLYAVSHKIQRVKTSDFGSLFEIIYCIRLKDDINQKEFIDKLRCRNGNLSIVLNTEIPDEKVYI